A genome region from Triticum aestivum cultivar Chinese Spring chromosome 2B, IWGSC CS RefSeq v2.1, whole genome shotgun sequence includes the following:
- the LOC123046187 gene encoding probable metal-nicotianamine transporter YSL16, which translates to MGSRRFHPRSAAAAAAAVEELELLAPRAFAGAGMDRHDLGASGEIEKTPREAAAPDMESEPAAARAAERVPPWREQVTVRGMVAALLIGVVYTVIVMKLSLTTGLVPTLNVSAALLAFLALRGWTHALHRLGIACRPFTRQENTVVQTCAVACYTIGFGGGFGSFLLGLDKKTYELSGVNTPGNVPGSYKDPGIGWMMGFLLAISFVGLLTLLPLRKVLVIDYKLTYPSGTATAVLINGFHTPQGDKNARQQVRGFLKYFGISFFWSFFQWFYTGGDVCGFLQFPTFGLRAWKQTFFFDFSLTYVGAGMICSHLVNLSLLFGAVLSWGVMWPLMSKQEGKWYSAKASASSMTGLYGYKAFLCIALLIGDGFYNFLKVILVTLKSIHEKSQRGRLNRVADEDSVAIDDLQRNEVFNRDNIPAWVAYAGYALLSAMAVVAIPLMFREVKWYFVVIAYLLAPALGFCNAYGTGLTDMNMGYNYGKVALFVFAAWAGKDNGVVAGLVTCGLVKQLVLVSADLMHDFKTAHLTLTSPRSMLVGQAVGTLMGCVVAPLTFFLFYEAFDVGNPDGYWKAPYALIYRNMAILGVEGFSALPQHCLQLCAAFFAFAVLANLARDFLPGRFGRFVPLPMAMAVPFLVGASFAIDMCVGSLVVFLWHKLDGKKAALLIPAVASGLICGDGIWIFPSSLLALAKIKPPMCMKFTPGS; encoded by the exons ATGGGCTCACGGCGTTTTCATCCCCGcagcgcagccgccgccgccgccgccgtcgaggagCTCGAGCTGCTCGCCCCGAGGGCCTTCGCGGGCGCCGGAATGGACCGCCACGACCTGGGCGCGTCCGGGGAGATCGAGAAGACGCCGCGCGAGGCCGCCGCGCCAGACATGGAGTcggagccggcggcggcgcgcgcggcggagcGCGTGCCGCCGTGGCGCGAGCAGGTGACGGTCCGCGGGATGGTGGCGGCGCTGCTCATCGGCGTGGTGTACACCGTGATCGTCATGAAGCTGAGCCTCACCACGGGGCTCGTCCCCACGCTCAACGTCTCCGCCGCGCTGCTCGCCTTCCTCGCGCTCCGCGGCTGGACGCACGCGCTCCACCGCCTCGGCATTGCCTGCCGCCCCTTCACCCGCCAGGAGAACACCGTCGTCCAGACCTGCGCCGTCGCCTGCTACACCATCGGCTTCGGCG GTGGGTTCGGGTCCTTCTTGCTGGGGCTGGACAAGAAGACGTACGAGCTGTCCGGGGTGAACACGCCGGGCAACGTGCCGGGGAGCTACAAGGACCCCGGCATCGGCTGGATGATGGGCTTCCTCCTCGCCATCAGCTTCGTCGGCCTCCTCACCCTGCTTCCTCTCAGAAAG GTACTGGTCATCGACTACAAGCTAACTTACCCAAGTGGGACTGCCACTGCCGTCCTCATAAACGGGTTCCACACACCTCAAGGAGATAAGAATGCAAG GCAGCAGGTTCGTGGGTTCCTCAAGTACTTTGGGATCAGCTTCTTCTGGAGCTTCTTCCAGTGGTTCTACACCGGCGGCGACGTCTGTGGGTTCCTCCAGTTCCCCACCTTCGGGCTAAGAGCCTGGAAGCAAAC ATTTTTCTTCGACTTCAGCCTGACGTATGTTGGCGCCGGGATGATCTGCTCGCACCTCGTCAACCTCTCTCTCCTCTTCGGCGCCGTCCTCTCTTGGGGCGTAATGTGGCCGCTCATGAGCAAGCAGGAGGGGAAGTGGTACTCAGCCAAGGCGTCTGCAAGCAGCATGACAGGCCTGTACGGCTACAAG GCCTTCCTCTGCATTGCGCTGCTCATTGGCGACGGCTTCTACAACTTCCTCAAAGTCATCCTCGTCACCCTCAAGAGCATACACGAGAAATCGCAGCGCGGCCGTCTCAACAGAG TGGCGGATGAGGACTCGGTGGCCATCGACGACCTGCAGCGCAACGAGGTGTTCAACAGGGACAACATCCCGGCGTGGGTGGCCTACGCCGGCTACGCCCTGCTCAGCGCcatggcggtggtggccatcccGCTCATGTTCCGGGAGGTGAAGTGGTACTTCGTGGTGATCGCCTACCTGCTGGCGCCGGCGCTCGGGTTCTGCAACGCCTACGGCACCGGCCTCACCGACATGAACATGGGCTACAACTACGGCAAGGTGGCGCTCTTCGTGTTCGCGGCGTGGGCGGGGAAGGACAACGGCGTGGTGGCCGGGCTGGTCACCTGCGGCCTGGTCAAGCAGCTGGTGCTCGTCTCCGCCGACCTCATGCACGACTTCAAGACGGCGCACCTGACGCTGACGTCGCCGCGGTCGATGCTGGTGGGGCAGGCCGTGGGCACGCTCATGGGCTGCGTCGTGGcgccgctcaccttcttcctcttcTACGAGGCCTTCGACGTGGGCAACCCGGACGGGTACTGGAAGGCGCCCTACGCGCTCATCTACCGCAACATGGCCATCCTCGGCGTGGAGGGCTTCTCGGCGCTGCCGCAGCACTGCCTGCAGCTCTGCGCGGCGTTCTTCGCCTTCGCCGTGCTGGCCAACCTGGCGAGGGACTTCCTGCCGGGGCGGTTCGGGAGGTTCGTGCCGCTGCCCATGGCCATGGCCGTGCCGTTCCTCGTCGGCGCCAGCTTCGCCATCGACATGTGCGTGGGGAGCCTCGTGGTGTTCCTCTGGCACAAGCTCGACGGGAAGAAGGCCGCGCTGCTCATTCCGGCCGTCGCCTCCGGCCTCATCTGCGGCGACGGGATATGGATATTCCCGTCGTCGCTGCTCGCGCTGGCCAAGATCAAGCCGCCGATGTGCATGAAGTTCACGCCCGGAAGCTAG